CGCGGGGTGGGATACAAAATTGGGGAGTGAGTAGCCATAGGGGAAACGATGAAGCATTCTGTGCCCATACGAATTCGCCTTACAATATGGTATGTGCTCCTGGTTGGCGTCACGCTTGTGGTCTTCGGAGGCTTTCTATATTTCAACCTTGCTAGGGGGCTCTATGCCGAGGTTGATACAACTCTTCACTTAGTTGCCACCCAGGCCCTCCGCGGCATTGACAATGAAAATGGCAGGCCCTCCTTTCAGAATACCGAAGAACATGGGGACATTGCGAGCCGGGTGGAAGCCCGAGGGTTTACCATACGCCTCGTTGATGCCTCCGGCAATATACTGGACGGGCTCGGACATTATTCGGTATTGCCGCACCCTGGGGTTTCGGAGGGGTTCGAGACCGTGCGGATTTCAGGCAGGCCGTGGCGGGTGTATGTGCTGCCTCTCCCCTCCAGCCATAGCAATGTCGCTGCCGCAGACCATAGCAATGCTACGGTATACTTCCTCCAGGTGGCTGAGCCCCTGGGCAGGGTTGAGGATATTCTTGAGCGGGTAGGGGCGTTGCTGCTTCTCGGCATTCCAATTGTCATAAGCATAGCGACCCTTGGAGGCTTGTTTCTGTCCGGCCGGGCACTTGGACCTATTGACCGCTTGACGAGGCTTGCTCAATCCATAAGCGCAGAGGACCTCACGCGACGGCTGGATATGAAGCTACCCAATGATGAGGTTGGGAGGCTTGCCCGGACATTCAACGATATGCTCGAGAGGCTGGATTCTGCGTTTCGCCGCGAGCGCCAGTTCACCGCGGACGCAGCTCATGAACTGCGCACCCCCCTTACGGTAATGAAGGGGAATATCGACGTTACGCTCGCCAGGCCCCGGGATAGCAGTGAATATGTGAGGATTTTGGAGGAAATGGAGACCCAGGTGGATCGGCTGGCTCATCTCTCAGAGAACCTCCTCACCCTGGCACGGGGCGATACGGGAAAGACGGCCTTTCATCCCGAACGACTGGATATAGTGGTGCTGCTGGATGGCCTCGTAGAACAGGTAAGACCCCTTGCTGACTCAAAAGGCATACCGGTAAAACTTGAAGGACCAGATAGACTTACTCTTGTTGGGGACCAGGATCAGCTTGTTCGACTCTTCATCAATTTGCTCGATAACGCCATTAAATACACACCCCAAGGCGGCGAGGTATCGGTTACGGTCGCGAGCGATGGAATAAATGCAATAATCGCAGTAAAGGATACGGGCCCGGGAATCGGACCTGAACATATTCCCTACATCTTCGAACGGTTCTACCGGGTGGACAAGGCGCGCTCGAGGAACGAAGGCGGTAGCGGCCTTGGGCTTGCCATAGCAAAACATATCGTACAGCTTCATGGCGGGCGCATAGAGGTGGAGAGCGAACCTGGCAAGGGCAGCACCTTCATCGTAAGGCTACCTTTACGATGAAATCCCTTCTCTCTTCAAATAGGAGCAAAAAGCTCGCACAACCTCAGGATCAAACTGCG
The genomic region above belongs to Bacillota bacterium and contains:
- a CDS encoding HAMP domain-containing protein translates to MPIRIRLTIWYVLLVGVTLVVFGGFLYFNLARGLYAEVDTTLHLVATQALRGIDNENGRPSFQNTEEHGDIASRVEARGFTIRLVDASGNILDGLGHYSVLPHPGVSEGFETVRISGRPWRVYVLPLPSSHSNVAAADHSNATVYFLQVAEPLGRVEDILERVGALLLLGIPIVISIATLGGLFLSGRALGPIDRLTRLAQSISAEDLTRRLDMKLPNDEVGRLARTFNDMLERLDSAFRRERQFTADAAHELRTPLTVMKGNIDVTLARPRDSSEYVRILEEMETQVDRLAHLSENLLTLARGDTGKTAFHPERLDIVVLLDGLVEQVRPLADSKGIPVKLEGPDRLTLVGDQDQLVRLFINLLDNAIKYTPQGGEVSVTVASDGINAIIAVKDTGPGIGPEHIPYIFERFYRVDKARSRNEGGSGLGLAIAKHIVQLHGGRIEVESEPGKGSTFIVRLPLR